Proteins encoded in a region of the Clostridium beijerinckii genome:
- the uxuA gene encoding mannonate dehydratase gives MKMGFRWYGDGNDTVTLDQIKQIPGVETIVWALHDMAAGDEWPMEKILEVKKSADKYGFNLDVVESVNVHEDIKLGLPTRDKYIENYKKTIEKLAKVGVKVICYNFMPVFDWLRTDLYKKTEDGSTALFYEKARITDIDPMELVNKIASNPDLTMPGWEPERLKNLTQLFEAYKNVTEEDLWSNLKYFLEQIIPVAEINDIKMAVHPDDPPWSIFGLPRIVKSRNDLARLLQLVDSPYNCLTLCSGAIGSNPNNDVPAMIREFGNRIAFAHIRNVKIYENGDFIETSHRTCDGSLDICDIVKAYHEVGFTGYVRPDHGRHIWNEQCRPGYGLYDRALGIMYLWGIWDTLQRNK, from the coding sequence ATGAAAATGGGTTTCAGATGGTATGGTGATGGTAACGATACCGTAACACTTGATCAAATTAAACAGATTCCCGGTGTAGAAACGATTGTTTGGGCTCTTCATGATATGGCAGCTGGTGATGAATGGCCGATGGAAAAAATTCTTGAAGTAAAGAAATCAGCTGATAAATATGGATTTAATTTAGATGTTGTTGAAAGTGTTAATGTTCATGAGGACATTAAATTAGGACTTCCAACTAGAGATAAATATATTGAAAATTACAAAAAGACAATAGAGAAACTAGCCAAGGTTGGCGTAAAAGTAATTTGCTATAACTTTATGCCGGTATTCGATTGGTTGAGAACTGACTTGTATAAAAAAACAGAAGATGGTTCAACAGCTCTTTTCTATGAAAAAGCAAGGATTACAGATATAGATCCAATGGAGTTGGTTAACAAGATAGCATCAAATCCAGATCTTACAATGCCAGGTTGGGAGCCAGAAAGATTAAAGAATCTGACACAACTTTTTGAAGCATATAAAAATGTTACAGAAGAAGATTTATGGAGTAATTTGAAATATTTCTTAGAGCAAATTATTCCTGTAGCTGAAATCAATGATATTAAGATGGCAGTTCATCCGGATGATCCACCTTGGTCAATATTTGGTTTACCAAGAATAGTTAAAAGTAGAAACGACTTAGCAAGATTATTACAGCTTGTTGATAGTCCATATAACTGCCTTACTCTTTGTAGTGGTGCTATAGGTTCAAATCCTAATAACGATGTGCCAGCAATGATAAGAGAATTTGGAAACAGAATTGCCTTTGCTCATATTAGAAATGTAAAGATTTATGAAAATGGTGATTTTATTGAAACATCTCATAGAACTTGTGATGGCTCATTAGATATATGTGATATAGTGAAAGCTTATCACGAAGTTGGGTTTACAGGATATGTAAGGCCAGATCATGGAAGACATATCTGGAATGAGCAGTGTAGACCAGGTTATGGACTTTATGATAGAGCACTTGGAATTATGTATTTATGGGGAATTTGGGATACATTACAAAGAAATAAATAA
- the uxaC gene encoding glucuronate isomerase, which translates to MKKFMDENFLLSNKTAIELYHNYAKNMPIIDYHCHIDPKEIYENKKFNNITEAWLYGDHYKWRAMRCNGIDEKYITGDGSDYDKFIAWSKTIPMSIGNPLYHWTHLELQRFFGIYEPLDEDTAPAIWKKANELLSGEGFRARDLITKSKVETICTTDDPTDTLEYHIKLKEDESFNVNVLPTFRPDKGIEINLDGFVSWVKKLEEISEITISNYDEFLNAFDSRVRFFHSIGCRIADHGIDGTVVYAEASKEDASAIFAKALNGEVVSIDEEKKYKTYTLTHVFKLYHELGWAMQLHIAALRNNNNRMFEKIGPNTGFDSINDESIAYPLSRLLDSVDKENSLPKTILYTLNPKDNYVLGAMTGNFQGEGIPGKIQFGAAWWFNDNKDGMIEQMKALANLGLLGRFVGMLTDSRSFLSYTRHEYFRRIACNLIGEWVENGEVPGNIKLLKTVVEGICYNNAKEYFNI; encoded by the coding sequence TTGAAGAAATTTATGGATGAAAATTTCTTATTATCTAATAAAACAGCTATAGAGTTATATCATAATTATGCAAAGAATATGCCTATTATCGATTATCATTGTCATATTGATCCTAAGGAGATATATGAAAATAAAAAATTTAATAACATAACTGAAGCATGGTTGTACGGGGATCACTACAAATGGAGAGCAATGAGATGTAATGGTATTGATGAAAAATATATTACAGGGGATGGTAGTGATTATGATAAATTCATAGCCTGGTCAAAAACTATACCTATGTCTATAGGAAATCCTCTTTATCATTGGACTCACTTAGAACTTCAAAGGTTTTTTGGAATATATGAACCTCTTGATGAAGACACTGCTCCAGCAATTTGGAAAAAAGCAAATGAATTATTGAGTGGAGAAGGATTTAGAGCAAGAGATTTAATTACAAAGTCAAAGGTTGAAACTATATGTACAACTGATGATCCTACTGATACTCTAGAATATCACATTAAGCTTAAGGAAGACGAGAGTTTTAATGTAAATGTTTTACCAACTTTCAGACCAGATAAAGGAATAGAAATAAACTTAGATGGTTTTGTTTCATGGGTAAAAAAATTAGAAGAAATATCGGAGATCACTATAAGTAATTATGATGAATTTCTAAATGCATTCGACTCAAGAGTAAGGTTTTTTCATTCGATTGGATGTAGGATAGCAGACCATGGCATAGATGGTACAGTAGTTTATGCAGAAGCATCAAAAGAAGATGCTTCAGCTATATTTGCTAAAGCCTTAAATGGAGAAGTAGTAAGCATTGATGAAGAAAAGAAGTATAAAACTTATACATTAACACATGTATTTAAACTTTATCATGAACTTGGATGGGCTATGCAGCTTCATATAGCTGCGCTAAGGAATAATAATAACAGAATGTTCGAAAAAATAGGCCCTAATACAGGATTTGATTCAATTAATGATGAGAGTATAGCGTACCCATTGTCTAGACTTTTAGATTCTGTAGATAAGGAGAATTCCCTTCCTAAAACAATTTTATATACGCTGAATCCAAAGGATAATTATGTTCTTGGAGCTATGACAGGAAATTTTCAAGGTGAGGGAATTCCAGGAAAAATTCAATTCGGTGCAGCTTGGTGGTTTAATGATAATAAAGATGGAATGATTGAACAAATGAAAGCATTAGCAAATCTTGGATTATTGGGCCGTTTTGTTGGAATGTTAACGGATTCTAGAAGCTTCTTATCATATACAAGACATGAGTATTTTAGAAGAATTGCATGCAATTTAATCGGAGAATGGGTAGAAAATGGTGAAGTACCAGGAAATATTAAATTGCTAAAAACAGTTGTTGAAGGTATATGCTACAACAATGCAAAGGAATATTTCAATATTTAG
- a CDS encoding TIM-barrel domain-containing protein, protein MLLKEFMSINRIQNGYLVKGDTADIKIIFMSDDIIRVRASFNRKFEEASYTLVTTAWEDRFDSLLAEERERIEALDIPFEENEKEIIFYTKTLKLVLAKSPLHFSIYKLNGEKLYSDLADRAFECDQLGRISHYNEVDLQNDHFYGFGEKTGKLDKMGRRMRMSPKDAIGHDPEFGDPLYKHIPFYIKLNNNNHHAIGLFYHNSYDSVFDMGNEISGYWPRYSYYQADGGDIDLFFINGPKVEQVLDNYTKLTGKQAMPPKQSLGYTASTMYYAELEKDCDKEIYEVIKKHFDEKMYIDNFKLASGYSSGEEDNLRYIFNWNKKRFPNPDEFMEKMNEMGLNVIPNLKPGILAKHPYKKEFEENDVFIKNPDGKGDYNGRWWGGVGRFVDFTKPSGRETWKKLLKENILSKGTITVWNDNCEYDGIEDRNAVCDFDGKPGTMAELKIMHSNLMAYVGKQAVAELYPNRRPYIINRAGFAGIQRYAQTWAGDNLTDWRTLKFNIATIVGMGLSGVANTGCDIGGFAGGAPEGELLLRWIQNGIFQPRFCINSANNDNTVTQPWMYEENNEFVRNAYSQRYRMLPYLYSLMYEAHTTGKSIMRPLFMEFQDDINCYDDQYMTFMFGPSVLVANVLEKGAQSRKLYLPEGCTWYDMNNNMSAYKGGDVIEIPVTLNSIPMFLRGDGIFITNEEVKHITTDKMKTLDILIGGEAERSFNFYNDDGVTNDFEKGIYEKTEMNVSGGARKKISFKTTGSYESGISDLTIKLVSKEKGAYWVSVDNEQIPRFLNKSSWEKAEQGWYYELSDRTVLVKCKKPAKKEFEIIISCERFDLIGMGDE, encoded by the coding sequence ATGTTATTAAAGGAATTTATGTCTATAAATAGAATACAGAATGGTTATTTAGTGAAGGGGGATACCGCAGATATAAAAATAATTTTTATGTCAGATGATATTATACGTGTTAGAGCTTCTTTTAATAGAAAGTTTGAGGAAGCATCTTATACATTGGTTACGACTGCATGGGAAGATCGTTTTGATTCTTTGCTTGCAGAAGAACGTGAAAGAATAGAAGCATTAGATATTCCTTTTGAAGAAAATGAAAAAGAAATTATATTTTATACAAAAACATTAAAATTAGTACTAGCTAAATCACCATTACATTTTTCTATATATAAATTAAATGGAGAAAAGTTATATAGTGATCTTGCAGATAGAGCTTTTGAATGTGATCAACTAGGAAGAATTTCTCATTATAATGAAGTTGATTTACAAAATGATCATTTTTACGGATTTGGTGAAAAGACTGGCAAGTTAGATAAAATGGGCAGAAGAATGCGTATGTCGCCTAAAGATGCAATTGGGCATGATCCTGAATTTGGTGATCCTTTATATAAACATATTCCATTTTATATTAAGTTAAATAACAATAATCATCATGCCATTGGACTTTTCTATCATAATTCGTATGATTCAGTATTTGATATGGGTAATGAAATTAGTGGATACTGGCCGCGTTATAGTTATTATCAAGCTGATGGAGGAGACATTGATCTATTCTTTATTAATGGACCAAAAGTTGAACAAGTCTTAGATAATTACACAAAACTTACAGGAAAGCAGGCAATGCCTCCTAAACAAAGCTTAGGTTATACAGCTTCTACAATGTATTATGCTGAACTTGAAAAAGATTGTGATAAAGAAATATATGAAGTAATTAAAAAGCATTTTGATGAAAAAATGTATATAGACAACTTCAAATTAGCATCTGGTTATTCTTCTGGAGAAGAAGATAATTTAAGATATATTTTCAATTGGAACAAAAAGAGATTCCCAAATCCAGATGAATTTATGGAAAAAATGAATGAAATGGGCCTTAATGTTATACCAAATTTAAAACCAGGTATTTTAGCTAAGCATCCTTATAAAAAAGAATTTGAAGAAAATGATGTATTTATTAAAAATCCAGATGGAAAGGGAGATTATAATGGCCGTTGGTGGGGCGGTGTTGGAAGATTTGTAGATTTTACTAAGCCATCTGGTAGAGAAACGTGGAAGAAGCTACTTAAGGAAAATATTTTAAGTAAAGGAACTATAACTGTTTGGAATGATAACTGTGAATATGATGGAATAGAGGATCGTAATGCTGTATGTGATTTTGATGGAAAACCAGGCACTATGGCGGAACTTAAAATAATGCATTCTAATTTAATGGCTTATGTTGGAAAGCAAGCTGTAGCTGAACTTTATCCAAACCGCCGTCCATATATTATAAACCGTGCTGGATTTGCAGGTATTCAAAGGTATGCACAAACATGGGCAGGAGATAATTTGACAGACTGGCGTACATTAAAATTTAATATAGCAACTATTGTTGGAATGGGGCTATCAGGAGTAGCAAATACAGGTTGTGATATCGGGGGCTTTGCAGGAGGTGCTCCAGAAGGAGAACTATTACTAAGATGGATTCAAAATGGTATATTCCAGCCAAGATTCTGCATTAATTCAGCCAATAATGATAATACTGTTACTCAGCCATGGATGTATGAAGAAAATAATGAATTTGTACGTAATGCATATAGTCAGCGTTATAGAATGTTACCATATCTATATTCTTTAATGTATGAAGCTCATACTACTGGTAAATCAATAATGCGTCCATTATTCATGGAATTCCAAGATGATATTAATTGTTATGATGATCAATATATGACATTTATGTTTGGACCATCGGTGCTAGTTGCCAATGTATTAGAAAAAGGAGCACAGTCAAGAAAACTTTATTTGCCAGAAGGATGTACTTGGTATGACATGAATAACAATATGTCTGCATATAAAGGCGGAGATGTGATAGAAATTCCAGTTACCCTTAACAGTATTCCTATGTTCCTAAGAGGCGATGGAATTTTCATAACAAACGAAGAAGTAAAGCATATTACTACTGATAAAATGAAGACATTAGACATTTTAATCGGAGGAGAAGCAGAAAGAAGCTTTAATTTCTACAATGATGATGGTGTAACTAATGATTTTGAAAAAGGTATATATGAAAAGACAGAAATGAATGTAAGCGGAGGAGCACGTAAGAAAATTTCTTTCAAGACAACAGGAAGTTATGAAAGTGGAATATCTGATCTTACAATTAAATTAGTAAGTAAAGAGAAAGGCGCATATTGGGTTTCTGTAGACAATGAACAAATACCTCGTTTCTTAAACAAATCATCCTGGGAAAAAGCAGAACAAGGATGGTACTATGAATTATCAGACAGAACAGTATTAGT
- a CDS encoding AraC family transcriptional regulator, giving the protein MKRKIHEFFTRKHMLSSDYEIFHFLNTDVPFQYLHNHDFYEFYLYLSGDVTYLIEGKSYNLKSGDMVLINTRELHRAVINSMKVPYERIVLWINKSFLRELSTPETDLTQCFENVEKTNVIRADFQIQQNVRAQLSKLLELENYKGLGKDLLYKAYIIELVIQLNNLVLSHKSDFDIDVTKSSLIDGIVEYINNHINEELTINELSKEFYLSKFHLSREFKKYTGTTIHRYIVQKKLIQAKELILKNHPINSVYKQSGFGDYSNFFRAFKNEYNISPKQFYELMVESNLKK; this is encoded by the coding sequence ATGAAAAGAAAAATACATGAGTTTTTTACACGCAAACATATGCTTTCTAGTGACTACGAAATCTTTCACTTCTTAAATACTGATGTGCCATTTCAATACCTACACAATCATGACTTTTATGAGTTTTATCTATACCTTTCTGGAGATGTTACATATTTGATAGAAGGTAAGTCATACAATCTAAAGTCAGGTGACATGGTATTAATCAATACAAGAGAACTACACCGAGCTGTTATTAATAGTATGAAAGTTCCTTATGAGCGTATTGTACTCTGGATCAACAAATCTTTTCTACGTGAACTGTCAACGCCAGAAACGGATCTTACCCAGTGCTTTGAAAACGTAGAGAAAACAAATGTTATAAGAGCTGATTTTCAAATTCAGCAAAATGTAAGGGCTCAACTTAGCAAACTACTTGAACTCGAAAACTACAAAGGTTTAGGCAAAGACTTATTATATAAAGCCTATATTATAGAACTTGTCATACAGTTAAATAATCTTGTTTTAAGTCATAAATCTGATTTTGACATTGATGTAACTAAGAGTAGCTTAATTGATGGAATAGTTGAATATATTAATAATCATATTAATGAAGAACTTACAATTAATGAGCTTTCTAAAGAATTTTATCTTAGTAAATTCCATTTGTCTAGAGAATTCAAAAAGTATACTGGTACTACAATCCATAGGTATATCGTACAAAAAAAATTAATACAAGCTAAAGAATTAATTCTTAAAAATCATCCCATAAATAGTGTTTACAAACAATCTGGATTTGGTGATTACTCAAATTTTTTTAGAGCCTTTAAGAATGAATACAACATTTCCCCTAAACAATTCTATGAACTTATGGTTGAATCTAATTTGAAGAAATAA
- a CDS encoding MFS transporter: MSIKDKKITLPRCIGYGLVDIMGGGAFTIIGAFLLFFYTTYCGLTPIQGASIVAVARFVDAIASLFIGSISDNFYKTKLGKIFGRRRFFLLIGAPLMAIYVLIWTIGMNYWFYLSCYLLFEIVAAMVLIPWETLPTEMTTNYSDRTKISTCRLVISSLGQFLGTFVPAQLIGHFGQKNPYAYFYNGLFFAVLYAICIFITYKVTWEREITPAMEQELLAASQSKGKKNFSDYLKVLGEYASTFKLKSFRKHLGLYLLSFTAGDIFNAVFLFFCVYNLKVSSSFGAYLLSFSIIGIPGTIIGGILFLKLGPTKLYKITYTFMILSVLAYYGVYLADPAAKTAILLGISIVYFAFRSLAVLTPWTVFPFIPDVDEIVSMKRREGLFAAVMTFTRKSTVALATFLIGVVLQEGGFVKGQDVQSPQTVQIIGYVLLIGCVGLFALSLVLAFTFKLNKETHQILIDEVERLKNGGSKDDVDSNTKEVVESLTGYKYEEVWKQNLTQDNLMNSIS, encoded by the coding sequence ATGTCTATAAAAGATAAAAAGATTACTTTACCTAGATGTATTGGATATGGATTAGTTGATATAATGGGCGGCGGAGCCTTTACAATAATTGGAGCTTTCTTATTGTTTTTCTATACAACTTATTGTGGACTTACACCTATACAAGGGGCATCTATTGTTGCGGTTGCTCGTTTTGTAGATGCAATTGCCAGTCTTTTTATAGGGAGTATATCTGATAATTTTTATAAAACTAAGCTTGGAAAGATATTTGGGAGACGTCGTTTCTTTTTATTAATTGGAGCGCCATTAATGGCAATTTATGTATTAATATGGACAATAGGAATGAATTACTGGTTTTATTTAAGTTGCTATTTATTATTCGAGATAGTTGCAGCCATGGTATTAATTCCATGGGAAACACTACCGACTGAAATGACAACTAACTACTCTGATAGAACTAAAATTTCTACTTGCAGATTAGTTATTTCTTCTTTAGGTCAGTTCTTAGGGACTTTTGTTCCTGCACAATTGATTGGACATTTTGGCCAAAAGAATCCTTATGCATATTTCTATAATGGATTATTTTTTGCAGTATTGTATGCGATTTGTATATTTATAACATATAAAGTTACTTGGGAAAGAGAAATTACACCAGCAATGGAGCAAGAATTATTAGCTGCATCTCAATCTAAAGGAAAGAAAAATTTTAGTGATTACTTAAAAGTGCTTGGGGAATATGCATCTACATTTAAGCTAAAAAGTTTTAGGAAACATTTAGGACTTTATTTGTTATCTTTTACTGCTGGAGATATATTTAATGCCGTATTCTTATTTTTCTGTGTTTATAATTTAAAGGTTTCATCATCTTTTGGTGCATATTTGCTTTCATTTAGCATTATTGGCATACCAGGAACAATTATAGGTGGAATTTTATTTTTAAAGCTTGGACCTACTAAATTATATAAGATTACGTATACATTTATGATATTAAGTGTACTAGCTTATTATGGAGTTTATTTAGCTGATCCTGCAGCTAAGACTGCCATTTTACTTGGAATATCTATAGTTTACTTTGCATTTAGATCATTGGCGGTTCTAACTCCTTGGACAGTGTTCCCATTTATTCCTGATGTTGATGAGATTGTTTCGATGAAAAGAAGAGAGGGGCTTTTTGCAGCAGTTATGACTTTTACTAGAAAGAGCACTGTAGCCCTTGCTACATTTTTAATCGGTGTTGTGTTACAAGAAGGAGGATTTGTTAAAGGTCAAGATGTTCAATCTCCTCAAACAGTACAGATTATTGGATATGTTCTACTTATTGGATGTGTTGGTTTGTTTGCATTATCATTAGTACTTGCATTTACTTTCAAGCTTAATAAAGAAACTCATCAGATATTAATAGATGAAGTTGAACGTTTGAAAAATGGTGGTTCAAAAGATGATGTTGACTCAAATACAAAAGAGGTTGTTGAAAGTCTTACTGGATACAAATATGAGGAGGTTTGGAAACAGAATCTTACACAAGATAATTTAATGAATAGTATCAGTTAA
- a CDS encoding mannitol dehydrogenase family protein, which produces MSNAKLILSKESIKNRELWENAGIELPKFDHDKMSASTKENPTWVHFGAGNIFRGFIAMLQQELLNNKKVTGGIVAVEGYDYEIIDKIYAPHDDLSLLVIMKPDGSLEKKVVGSIGESLACDYSREEDWNILKDIFSNPALQIASFTITEKGYSVKNLSKEDITDGLEHPVSIIAKATSLAYVRYKNGQLPIAFVSMDNCSKNGEKLHDAMETIAKKWTENGLVDKGFLQYINDDKKVSFPWSMIDKITPRPSQSVKDTLGENGFDSTEIICTNKNTYIAPFVNAEGPQYLVIEDDFPNGRMALEEAGVFLTNRETVERVEKMKVCTCLNPLHTSLAVFGCLLGYNLIADEMKDQTLKKLVEKIGYDEGMPVVVDHGILKPEDFIKEVLEVRLPNPYIPDTPQRIASDTSQKVGIRFGETIKAYRDRVDLDPKNLKYIPLVIAGWCRYLMGIADDGNAMELSPDPLLDELKKYVANIKLSTTEQLGDTLKPILMNEEIFGVDLYFIGLGEKIEGYFNEMISGTGAVRATLEKYLECR; this is translated from the coding sequence ATGAGTAATGCCAAATTAATACTAAGCAAAGAAAGTATTAAAAACAGAGAGTTATGGGAAAATGCTGGAATAGAACTTCCAAAGTTCGATCATGATAAGATGTCAGCTTCAACTAAGGAAAATCCTACTTGGGTGCACTTTGGAGCAGGAAATATATTTAGAGGATTTATAGCAATGCTGCAACAAGAACTTTTAAACAATAAAAAAGTAACTGGAGGTATTGTTGCTGTAGAAGGATATGACTATGAAATAATAGATAAAATTTATGCGCCTCATGATGATTTAAGTTTGTTAGTAATTATGAAACCAGATGGAAGCTTGGAGAAAAAAGTTGTAGGAAGCATAGGAGAAAGCCTAGCTTGTGACTATTCAAGAGAAGAAGATTGGAATATATTGAAAGATATATTTTCAAATCCAGCATTACAAATAGCAAGTTTTACGATAACTGAAAAAGGTTATAGTGTAAAAAATCTATCCAAAGAGGATATAACAGATGGATTAGAACATCCTGTAAGTATTATTGCTAAAGCTACTTCCTTAGCATATGTGAGATATAAGAATGGACAACTTCCAATAGCTTTTGTAAGTATGGACAATTGTTCAAAAAATGGTGAAAAGCTTCATGATGCAATGGAAACAATAGCAAAGAAATGGACTGAAAATGGATTAGTTGATAAAGGCTTTTTACAATATATCAATGATGATAAAAAGGTATCGTTCCCTTGGAGTATGATAGATAAAATTACGCCTAGACCATCTCAAAGTGTTAAAGATACTTTAGGAGAAAACGGCTTTGACAGTACTGAGATTATATGTACTAATAAGAATACTTATATTGCACCTTTTGTAAATGCAGAAGGACCTCAATATCTTGTTATAGAAGATGATTTCCCAAATGGACGAATGGCATTAGAAGAGGCTGGAGTATTTTTAACAAACAGAGAAACAGTCGAGAGAGTTGAAAAAATGAAAGTTTGTACTTGTTTAAATCCTCTACACACTTCTTTAGCAGTCTTTGGATGTTTACTTGGATATAATTTAATTGCAGACGAAATGAAAGACCAAACTCTAAAGAAACTAGTAGAAAAGATTGGGTACGACGAAGGAATGCCAGTTGTTGTTGATCATGGAATATTAAAGCCTGAAGATTTTATCAAAGAAGTACTAGAAGTTAGACTTCCGAACCCATATATACCAGATACTCCTCAAAGGATTGCATCAGATACATCTCAAAAGGTTGGTATAAGATTTGGAGAGACAATCAAGGCTTACAGAGATAGAGTAGATTTAGATCCTAAAAACCTTAAATATATTCCACTTGTTATTGCAGGTTGGTGCAGATATTTAATGGGAATAGCTGATGATGGTAATGCAATGGAATTAAGTCCAGATCCATTATTAGACGAACTAAAGAAATATGTAGCTAATATAAAATTAAGTACTACAGAACAATTAGGAGATACTCTAAAACCAATACTAATGAATGAAGAAATTTTTGGTGTAGATCTTTATTTTATAGGATTAGGAGAAAAAATTGAAGGTTATTTCAATGAAATGATTTCTGGAACTGGTGCTGTTAGAGCAACTTTAGAAAAGTATTTAGAATGCAGATAG
- a CDS encoding GntR family transcriptional regulator, translated as MTFKISKNSTSKAIYHNLREEIINLYLEPGTSISEKELSEKYRVSRTPVREALVRLAQEGLVQIYPQKGTVVSLIDLSAVEEERFLREHLERAVVKEACMEFSEENILALEMNLKFQKMYIENKDYKKLFNTDEEFHKIIFEGCSKKRIWNSINDGSTEFQRIRVLRLTVNSSWDNIYLQHKEIFNAIKNKNPEMAEEFMKKHLNMVIFDKTQVRESYPNYFKD; from the coding sequence ATGACTTTTAAAATAAGCAAGAATTCTACAAGTAAAGCTATATATCATAATCTCAGAGAAGAAATTATAAATCTATATCTTGAGCCTGGTACAAGCATTTCTGAAAAAGAACTTTCAGAAAAATATAGAGTAAGCAGAACTCCAGTCAGAGAAGCTCTTGTCCGTTTAGCTCAAGAAGGCTTAGTACAAATTTATCCTCAAAAAGGCACAGTTGTTTCATTAATTGACTTATCTGCTGTTGAAGAAGAAAGATTTTTACGTGAGCATTTAGAAAGAGCTGTAGTAAAAGAAGCGTGCATGGAATTTTCAGAGGAAAATATATTAGCTTTGGAAATGAATTTAAAGTTTCAAAAAATGTATATAGAAAATAAAGACTATAAAAAATTATTTAATACGGACGAGGAATTTCACAAGATAATTTTTGAAGGATGTAGCAAAAAGAGGATATGGAATAGTATTAATGATGGAAGTACCGAATTTCAAAGAATTCGTGTATTAAGATTAACAGTTAATTCTAGTTGGGATAATATCTATCTGCAGCATAAAGAAATATTTAATGCTATAAAAAATAAAAATCCAGAGATGGCAGAAGAATTCATGAAGAAGCATTTAAATATGGTCATCTTTGATAAAACACAAGTAAGAGAAAGTTATCCCAATTATTTCAAAGATTAG